A genomic window from Pseudomonadota bacterium includes:
- a CDS encoding bi-domain-containing oxidoreductase, producing the protein MKQVLIGHGGVTVEDVPAPGIEPGRILVQVDHSCISVGTEMSGVRAGNQPLWKRALRNPAEMRKVLDRVRSSGLSEARDVVQRKLKTLHPIGYSASGTVIGVGEGVSSFVAGDRVACAGTHWASHAEYVSVPENLAVRMPDRLDFRVASTVTLGAIALQGIRRAGPTLGETFLVIGLGMLGQLTQRMLRANGVCVIGLDVKQDRIAMAKANGLAHALDPGAPDLAATAYRLTDGHGVDGVIVTAASASDAVLSTAFQCCRKKGRVILVGDVGLDIRREDIYAKELDFLVSTSYGPGRYDRRYEEEGIDYPIGYVRWTETRNMDAYLRLIAEARIDISDLVTRVFPVDSAPAAYASLEGGENAPLAMLLDYGRKPIAAPAALGRTFANPAATVRGGAVRLGLIGAGGFATGTLLPIVAKHPKLFSLTTIVTRQGVSATNAARQFGAARASTDIEAVLGDPDTDAVMIATRHDRHGPLVLRALEAGKHVFVEKPLCLTEPELAAIEAFYAARGQSDGPLLMTGFNRRFAPTVVALRARTAARAAPMMINYRVNAGFLPPDAWVHGPEGGGRNLGEACHFYDFFTALTGAKIKAIAAVAINPSTKHHRSDDNFMAHMAFEDGSIATLTYSALGNRSVPKERIEVFCDGQVYEIEDFKSFRPSDGVGAISGSVRKGHAEGLVAFAEAILGRAPWPIPLWQQFQATRIALDVEGRIGGSA; encoded by the coding sequence ATGAAACAAGTCCTGATCGGGCATGGCGGCGTGACCGTCGAGGATGTTCCGGCACCCGGCATCGAGCCCGGGCGCATTCTCGTGCAAGTCGATCACTCGTGCATCTCCGTTGGAACCGAGATGAGCGGTGTCCGCGCCGGCAACCAGCCGCTTTGGAAGCGGGCGCTGCGCAACCCGGCGGAGATGCGCAAAGTCTTGGACCGGGTTCGGAGCTCCGGTCTTTCCGAGGCGCGCGACGTTGTTCAACGCAAGCTGAAGACGCTCCACCCCATCGGTTATTCCGCGAGCGGGACGGTCATCGGGGTCGGCGAGGGGGTGTCGTCCTTCGTCGCGGGGGACAGGGTTGCCTGCGCCGGGACCCATTGGGCGTCCCATGCGGAATACGTATCGGTGCCCGAGAATCTCGCGGTTCGGATGCCCGATCGGCTCGATTTCCGGGTGGCGTCGACGGTTACGCTGGGCGCGATCGCCCTGCAAGGTATTCGCCGGGCCGGCCCGACCTTGGGCGAGACCTTCCTGGTGATCGGCCTTGGCATGCTTGGCCAGTTGACGCAGCGCATGTTGCGCGCCAACGGCGTGTGCGTGATCGGGCTCGACGTGAAGCAGGACCGTATCGCTATGGCAAAAGCGAACGGATTGGCGCATGCCCTCGATCCGGGGGCCCCGGACCTTGCCGCGACGGCTTATCGGTTGACGGACGGGCATGGCGTTGACGGGGTGATCGTCACGGCCGCCTCCGCCTCCGATGCGGTTCTCTCGACCGCCTTTCAATGCTGCAGGAAGAAGGGCCGCGTCATACTGGTTGGCGATGTGGGTCTCGACATCCGGCGCGAGGACATCTACGCGAAGGAGCTCGACTTCCTCGTCTCCACGTCCTATGGGCCGGGCCGCTACGACCGCCGTTACGAAGAGGAGGGTATCGACTACCCGATCGGCTATGTGCGGTGGACCGAAACCCGCAACATGGACGCTTATCTGCGCTTGATCGCCGAGGCTCGCATTGACATCTCTGACCTGGTGACGCGGGTCTTCCCCGTTGACAGCGCGCCGGCGGCCTATGCCTCGCTCGAAGGCGGGGAAAATGCGCCGCTCGCCATGCTTCTCGACTATGGCCGCAAGCCCATCGCCGCGCCGGCCGCTCTCGGGCGGACATTCGCCAACCCCGCCGCTACCGTCCGGGGCGGTGCGGTCAGGCTTGGCCTCATCGGTGCCGGCGGGTTTGCTACCGGCACCTTGCTACCCATCGTTGCCAAACACCCGAAGCTGTTTTCGCTGACCACGATCGTGACCAGGCAGGGCGTTTCGGCGACCAACGCGGCGCGCCAGTTTGGCGCGGCGCGGGCGTCCACCGACATCGAGGCAGTGCTTGGCGACCCCGACACGGATGCCGTCATGATCGCCACCCGCCACGACCGGCATGGACCGCTCGTCCTTCGGGCGCTTGAGGCAGGGAAGCATGTCTTTGTCGAAAAGCCGCTTTGTTTGACCGAGCCGGAGCTGGCCGCGATCGAAGCTTTCTACGCGGCCCGCGGCCAATCCGATGGGCCGCTTCTGATGACCGGCTTCAACCGCCGCTTCGCGCCCACGGTTGTCGCCCTTCGCGCGCGCACCGCCGCGCGCGCAGCGCCAATGATGATCAACTACCGCGTCAACGCGGGGTTCCTCCCGCCCGACGCCTGGGTTCACGGGCCCGAAGGCGGGGGGCGGAACCTCGGCGAAGCGTGCCATTTCTACGATTTTTTCACCGCGCTCACCGGGGCAAAGATAAAGGCGATCGCGGCGGTTGCCATCAACCCATCGACCAAACATCACCGTTCCGATGACAACTTCATGGCGCACATGGCGTTCGAGGACGGCTCCATCGCGACGCTTACCTACTCGGCGCTGGGAAATCGGTCGGTACCGAAAGAGCGCATCGAAGTGTTCTGCGACGGGCAGGTTTACGAGATCGAGGATTTCAAGAGCTTTCGGCCCTCCGACGGCGTCGGCGCGATTTCCGGCAGCGTGCGCAAGGGCCACGCGGAAGGCTTGGTCGCCTTCGCCGAAGCCATTCTGGGGCGCGCGCCCTGGCCGATTCCGTTGTGGCAGCAATTCCAGGCGACGCGCATCGCTCTTGACGTCGAAGGGCGCATCGGCGGCTCGGCGTAG
- the asnB gene encoding asparagine synthase (glutamine-hydrolyzing) — MCGIAGIYAYGAEASPPTASLIDAMRDTMLHRGPDGAGTWISDDGRVGLGHRRLSIIDLSDAAGQPMGDGGGNVRVVFNGEIYNHVELRFELERLGHRFRTDHSDTEVVVRGFLEWGIGCLDRFRGMFAFALWDARQRELWLVRDRIGIKPLYYSIRNGRVSFASEIKALLADPEQKREIDEEALFHYLSFLAVPAPRTMFEGIRKLHGGTWLKIDAAGVLQEKRYWDAFDGERSQVGLSDDELAGSVLQGLRDAVSLHKIGDVPVGVFLSGGVDSSANAALFSEGDGQPVRTFSVGYDQDYGSYRDELSYARDVASRLGADHHEIKLNRGDLDAFLPRMVALQDEPIADPVCVPLYYVAKLARDSGVTVCQVGEGADELFCGYPAWKRSLVRQRLDDAMPVPKFLKKLIYRVLSLAGQDHTQTAEHLRRASMGQPLFWGGAEAFTHADKWRLLSPRLREKYRGKTSWSVIEPIYRRFLNKAPEKSTLDWMTFLDLNLRLPELLLMRVDKMSMAVSLEARVPFLDHRFVEIAMGMPEAAKIRNGTLKSLLKKAVRGIVPDAIIDRPKQGFGLPLHEWLLDGLGEDARRHVDAFVAQTGLLDPRGVQRIFERKRGDVRVWYLLNLALWWEHFIKGEEPPPAGAKAPSRP; from the coding sequence ATGTGCGGGATCGCCGGAATATATGCCTACGGGGCCGAGGCCTCGCCGCCAACGGCTTCGCTTATCGACGCCATGCGGGACACCATGCTGCACCGCGGGCCGGACGGTGCGGGCACCTGGATTTCCGATGATGGGCGGGTCGGGTTGGGGCATCGCCGTCTTTCCATCATCGATCTCTCGGATGCGGCGGGGCAGCCGATGGGCGACGGCGGGGGAAACGTCCGGGTCGTCTTCAACGGCGAAATTTATAATCACGTCGAGTTGCGTTTTGAGCTTGAGCGGCTCGGTCATCGCTTCCGTACCGACCATTCTGACACCGAGGTGGTGGTCCGGGGTTTTCTGGAATGGGGCATCGGCTGCCTCGACCGCTTTCGCGGCATGTTCGCCTTCGCCCTCTGGGACGCCCGGCAGCGCGAACTCTGGCTGGTGCGCGACCGCATCGGGATCAAGCCTCTCTATTATTCCATTCGCAATGGCCGGGTTTCTTTCGCCTCGGAGATCAAAGCGCTGCTCGCCGATCCGGAGCAGAAGCGCGAGATCGATGAAGAAGCCCTGTTCCATTACCTTTCGTTCCTTGCCGTGCCGGCGCCGCGCACCATGTTCGAGGGAATCCGAAAGCTGCACGGCGGCACCTGGCTGAAGATCGATGCCGCGGGCGTCCTGCAAGAAAAGCGCTATTGGGACGCCTTCGATGGCGAGCGCTCGCAAGTAGGGCTTTCCGACGACGAACTCGCCGGGTCCGTTCTCCAAGGGCTTCGGGACGCCGTAAGCCTGCACAAGATAGGCGATGTGCCGGTCGGCGTGTTCCTGTCGGGAGGCGTCGACTCGAGCGCCAATGCCGCCCTTTTTTCCGAGGGCGACGGGCAACCCGTCAGGACCTTTTCGGTGGGGTACGATCAAGATTACGGCTCCTATCGGGACGAATTGTCCTACGCCCGGGACGTCGCCAGCCGGCTCGGCGCGGATCATCACGAGATAAAGTTGAATCGCGGCGACCTCGACGCCTTCCTCCCGCGCATGGTGGCGCTCCAGGACGAACCGATCGCCGACCCGGTTTGCGTGCCGCTCTATTATGTTGCAAAGCTGGCGCGGGACAGTGGCGTCACCGTCTGTCAGGTCGGCGAAGGGGCGGATGAGCTGTTCTGCGGCTATCCAGCCTGGAAGCGCTCGCTCGTCCGCCAGCGTCTTGACGATGCGATGCCCGTGCCGAAATTTCTGAAAAAGCTTATCTACCGCGTTCTGTCGCTTGCCGGCCAAGACCATACGCAGACGGCGGAGCATCTGCGCCGCGCTTCGATGGGGCAGCCGCTTTTCTGGGGTGGCGCCGAGGCCTTTACGCACGCCGACAAATGGCGGCTCTTGTCACCCCGGCTGCGTGAAAAATATCGCGGCAAGACGTCCTGGAGCGTGATTGAACCCATCTACCGACGGTTTCTCAACAAGGCGCCGGAGAAATCCACGCTCGATTGGATGACGTTTCTCGATCTCAACCTGCGTCTTCCGGAGCTGTTGCTGATGCGTGTCGACAAGATGAGCATGGCGGTAAGCCTCGAAGCGCGCGTGCCATTCCTCGACCATCGGTTTGTGGAAATCGCGATGGGCATGCCGGAAGCGGCCAAGATCCGGAACGGCACCCTGAAGTCGTTGCTCAAGAAAGCGGTGCGCGGCATTGTCCCCGACGCCATCATCGACCGCCCCAAGCAGGGTTTCGGCCTGCCCTTGCACGAATGGCTGCTGGACGGGCTTGGCGAAGATGCGCGAAGGCATGTCGACGCGTTTGTGGCCCAAACGGGCTTATTGGACCCCCGAGGGGTTCAGCGCATTTTCGAACGCAAACGGGGCGACGTTCGGGTCTGGTATCTGCTCAATCTGGCGCTGTGGTGGGAGCACTTCATCAAGGGCGAGGAGCCGCCCCCTGCGGGTGCGAAAGCGCCGTCCCGCCCTTAA
- a CDS encoding class I SAM-dependent methyltransferase yields MLVPILKAVLPKPLRNALRRRVGALRRFREGHLSSTEYWTRHHVAAPDEGFATVAQSLDHLDWRNRQYPGHTDLMPVDTADGLAVLDYGCGPGNDIVGFGTFSKPSRLVALDVSATALDLARRRAALHGINAEFHRMAEERRELPLDDASIDLIHSAGVLHHTPDPLAILREFRRVLKPNGSAQIMVYNRDSLWMHLHVVYEMRIANRLYRDLSKEEAFARTTDGEACPIARCYRPHEFLALAREAGLEGEFLGSAVSLFELMRLPKIYEALKDPRLDLESRTFLSNLQFNDKHWPLTNGCVAGINGYFRLRAV; encoded by the coding sequence ATGCTTGTTCCGATCTTAAAGGCCGTGCTGCCGAAACCTCTGCGCAACGCCCTGCGCCGCCGGGTCGGCGCCCTGCGCAGGTTTCGCGAGGGGCATCTTTCATCAACGGAATACTGGACCCGCCATCACGTCGCCGCGCCGGACGAGGGCTTCGCCACCGTCGCCCAGTCGCTCGATCACCTCGATTGGAGGAACCGCCAGTATCCCGGCCACACCGATCTTATGCCCGTGGACACGGCAGACGGTCTTGCCGTTCTCGACTATGGCTGCGGACCGGGGAACGATATTGTTGGGTTCGGCACCTTCAGTAAACCCTCCCGGCTCGTGGCCCTCGACGTTTCCGCTACCGCCCTCGATCTAGCGCGGCGGCGGGCCGCCCTTCATGGCATCAACGCGGAATTTCACCGTATGGCTGAAGAGCGCCGCGAATTGCCTCTTGATGACGCTTCCATCGATCTCATTCACAGCGCCGGGGTGCTGCACCACACGCCCGATCCGCTCGCCATTCTCAGAGAGTTCAGGCGGGTTCTCAAGCCCAACGGTTCGGCTCAGATCATGGTCTACAATCGCGATTCGCTGTGGATGCATCTGCACGTCGTCTACGAGATGCGCATTGCCAACCGACTGTATCGCGATCTTTCCAAGGAAGAGGCGTTTGCCCGCACGACCGATGGCGAGGCCTGCCCCATCGCGCGTTGCTACCGTCCCCATGAATTCCTCGCCCTGGCGCGAGAGGCGGGACTCGAAGGGGAGTTTTTGGGTTCCGCGGTTTCGCTGTTCGAGCTCATGCGTCTGCCTAAAATCTATGAGGCGCTGAAAGATCCGCGGCTGGACCTGGAAAGCCGCACTTTCCTGTCCAACCTCCAATTCAACGACAAGCATTGGCCGCTGACAAACGGTTGTGTCGCAGGCATCAACGGCTATTTCCGATTACGGGCGGTTTAA
- a CDS encoding methyltransferase domain-containing protein: MIFPELPPEDVYATAKKIRFMRDRLAGLREALGRPLRILDFGCGNAVQMGRYLINGTDTYVGVDTHEPSLVYARAHFGGQKARFLDRPPEEEKFDVLVVSEILEHLDDPGRVLAGLVSQHLASGGVVLGSVPNGYGLTEIEKYIDQNLGLYRGLRTGVRSMRALLGRRDRQRATQAPYNYDSGHVQFFTRSKLRAAAAAAGLALTELRNGSLMGADLSGVTVLRPGFMIRFNTWVADYVPHWAAATWFFRLDRTRASRGMDGSKFRVVWRRLAGKTPAEFAALAAGAARRRVRARLETYVDRVIATHGPAPTGERFSVLRAVPRMPTQPQLAVLNRMNANSRGHYFDILGSGPVSARYGGRGAGIRDVRFEPGAPVLADAQGEWLAGRVPPAALARSRRIWRLIYDGAYALHAYEPIDWQRDLRSGYRWDARRHWRKIAIGRVRGADIKMPWELARMQHLPRLAYGALAARAAGLEDEAIRDAAEIRAQTLDFIASNPPRFGVNWRSAMEVAIRGANVALALDLLARAGLELDAPARATVEASLQDHANHVLANLEWSEEARGNHYLANITGLLFIAAALPRSRRTDALVAFAAHELDVEIRRQFLADGGSFEGSTGYHRLAGEMALWGCALLVGLAAARGEVFQDFNPSLVRPRPGMPRPPLPQNPAAFGAPLKEETLTRLRALAAFAADARQADGGALLIGDDDSGRFFDLQLPEAGDAKPDRRDRAAMLGMADSLFGEVLKTGPDFPLEAQLVRALTGDRPIAAPRGAARVQACGERSLLDLVLARIEAMPAASRRRFIFPWRQGWAPENVKPSAYPVFGLYLLKADGFSLALRCCAPPGPEAAGHTHDDNLALALMMGEDPMVTDPGTFCYTPFPDIRHLYQGIGSHFAPRPEGREAMVYGDGCFHVAHTAQGRCLYFGADGFAGELLGGDWRVLRVVRLAQEGVIVDDGCATGPLAPYSILTANHKVCRGYGEEAGYTPYAL; the protein is encoded by the coding sequence ATGATTTTCCCCGAACTTCCACCTGAAGACGTCTATGCGACGGCGAAGAAAATCCGCTTCATGCGGGATCGGCTCGCCGGCCTTCGCGAGGCGTTGGGGCGCCCTCTAAGGATACTCGATTTTGGCTGCGGGAACGCCGTCCAGATGGGGCGCTACCTTATCAACGGTACGGATACTTATGTCGGTGTGGACACGCATGAGCCGTCGCTTGTCTACGCGCGCGCCCATTTCGGCGGCCAGAAGGCGCGTTTCCTAGACCGGCCGCCGGAGGAAGAGAAGTTCGACGTTCTTGTCGTCTCCGAGATTCTGGAGCATCTCGACGATCCGGGCCGGGTGCTTGCCGGGCTGGTGTCGCAGCACTTGGCGTCGGGCGGCGTTGTGCTGGGCTCGGTCCCGAACGGTTACGGGTTGACTGAAATCGAGAAGTATATTGATCAAAACCTCGGCCTTTACCGTGGGTTGCGGACGGGCGTGCGGTCCATGCGGGCGCTACTCGGTCGCCGGGATCGACAACGCGCCACGCAAGCTCCGTACAACTATGACTCTGGCCACGTTCAGTTCTTCACGCGAAGCAAACTGCGGGCGGCGGCGGCGGCGGCCGGTCTGGCGCTCACGGAGTTGCGCAACGGGTCTCTTATGGGCGCGGACCTAAGCGGTGTTACGGTGCTGCGGCCGGGCTTCATGATCCGATTCAATACGTGGGTAGCCGACTACGTTCCTCACTGGGCCGCCGCCACCTGGTTCTTCAGGCTCGATCGCACCCGGGCAAGCCGAGGTATGGATGGATCCAAGTTTCGAGTCGTTTGGCGTCGGCTCGCGGGAAAAACGCCGGCAGAATTCGCGGCGCTGGCCGCGGGTGCTGCGCGTCGCAGGGTGCGGGCGCGGCTTGAAACCTATGTCGATCGCGTGATCGCGACCCATGGGCCGGCGCCGACGGGCGAGCGTTTCTCCGTACTCCGTGCCGTGCCTCGTATGCCGACTCAGCCTCAGCTTGCGGTCTTGAACCGGATGAACGCCAACAGCCGTGGGCATTACTTTGATATTTTGGGTTCGGGGCCCGTTTCCGCCCGCTACGGCGGACGCGGCGCGGGTATCCGTGACGTGCGGTTCGAGCCAGGCGCGCCGGTCCTGGCGGATGCGCAGGGCGAATGGCTTGCCGGCCGCGTGCCGCCTGCCGCGCTTGCGCGTTCGCGGCGAATCTGGCGCCTGATCTACGACGGAGCATACGCCCTGCACGCTTACGAACCGATCGACTGGCAGCGCGACCTGCGCTCCGGGTATCGCTGGGACGCGCGTCGGCATTGGCGGAAGATCGCGATCGGGCGGGTACGTGGCGCCGATATCAAGATGCCGTGGGAATTGGCCCGGATGCAGCATCTGCCGCGTCTGGCCTACGGCGCGCTGGCGGCGCGTGCGGCGGGTCTTGAGGACGAGGCGATCCGTGATGCAGCCGAAATTCGCGCCCAGACCCTAGATTTCATCGCCAGTAATCCGCCGCGGTTTGGCGTCAATTGGCGTTCCGCCATGGAGGTGGCCATACGCGGTGCAAACGTTGCGTTGGCGCTCGATCTCTTGGCGCGTGCTGGTCTCGAGCTGGATGCGCCGGCCCGCGCAACGGTCGAGGCGAGCCTGCAGGACCACGCAAACCACGTGCTCGCAAATCTCGAATGGTCGGAGGAGGCGCGCGGCAACCATTATCTGGCCAATATAACCGGGCTGTTGTTTATCGCCGCCGCCCTTCCCCGGTCGCGCCGAACCGACGCCCTGGTCGCGTTTGCGGCGCACGAGCTCGACGTTGAAATTCGCCGGCAATTTCTTGCCGATGGCGGTTCGTTTGAGGGGTCCACCGGCTATCATCGGTTGGCGGGCGAAATGGCGCTCTGGGGGTGTGCGCTGCTGGTTGGTCTGGCGGCCGCGCGCGGCGAGGTGTTTCAAGACTTCAATCCGTCGCTTGTGCGGCCCAGGCCTGGTATGCCCCGGCCGCCCCTTCCGCAAAACCCCGCTGCCTTCGGCGCGCCGCTTAAGGAGGAGACGTTGACCCGCCTGCGGGCGCTGGCCGCATTTGCCGCGGACGCTCGCCAGGCCGACGGCGGGGCGTTGCTGATCGGTGACGACGATTCGGGCCGTTTTTTCGATCTGCAATTGCCGGAGGCGGGAGACGCAAAACCGGACCGGCGAGATCGCGCGGCGATGCTGGGGATGGCCGATAGCCTGTTCGGCGAGGTGCTGAAAACTGGGCCCGATTTTCCGCTCGAGGCGCAGCTTGTGCGCGCCCTGACCGGTGATAGGCCAATAGCAGCACCGCGCGGCGCTGCCCGGGTGCAGGCGTGCGGTGAGCGCTCTTTGCTGGATCTGGTTTTGGCGCGTATAGAGGCAATGCCGGCCGCTTCCCGGCGGCGATTTATCTTTCCTTGGCGGCAGGGCTGGGCTCCGGAAAACGTGAAGCCATCGGCGTACCCCGTATTCGGCCTCTATCTTCTTAAGGCCGATGGGTTCTCTTTGGCGCTTCGCTGCTGTGCGCCACCGGGCCCGGAGGCGGCGGGGCACACCCACGACGACAATCTGGCGCTGGCTTTGATGATGGGCGAAGATCCTATGGTCACCGATCCCGGCACCTTCTGCTACACGCCGTTCCCAGATATTCGCCATCTCTACCAAGGGATTGGTTCGCATTTCGCGCCCCGCCCCGAGGGCCGCGAGGCAATGGTCTATGGGGACGGTTGTTTCCATGTTGCGCACACGGCGCAGGGCCGTTGCCTCTATTTCGGCGCGGATGGGTTTGCCGGCGAGCTGCTCGGGGGCGACTGGCGTGTGCTAAGGGTGGTTAGACTGGCCCAAGAAGGCGTGATCGTTGACGACGGTTGCGCGACCGGCCCGCTTGCCCCTTACTCGATACTGACTGCCAACCATAAGGTCTGTCGCGGCTATGGCGAAGAAGCCGGTTATACTCCTTACGCTCTGTGA
- a CDS encoding glycosyltransferase translates to MAKKPVILLTLCESLSNAAVVSQALGHARVMADTGVGTFHILAMTWNAAMRADAENFRAEAERLSGAPVRLVRGWRPAAPGSSRINGARIAQAVRRLGISFTHVHARTDYSAAVSARAAQVSQAVLIWDCRGDAVAELDFRASGLVRRVGRRVIESRLARAARQADRAVFVSHALRRRMAGVWPADKPAEVIPSVASDRLFFFDPRLRDETRGELGLAPQTPLYLYSGGLAPYQKFPETLDIFRRLQRVRADARLLVLTADTVAASALACDTDGVVVRSVANVEVNRYLNAADAAFMLRDKAATNLVASPTKFAEYCLAGLPVVMTDAVADSYALAREGGNLVNVEDGSIATDIPAVDRKKIAEFYRGRLSREATIEAYRRLYA, encoded by the coding sequence ATGGCGAAGAAGCCGGTTATACTCCTTACGCTCTGTGAGAGCCTGTCGAACGCGGCGGTCGTGTCGCAGGCCTTGGGTCATGCACGTGTTATGGCCGATACGGGCGTTGGCACGTTTCACATCCTGGCCATGACTTGGAACGCCGCGATGCGGGCGGACGCGGAGAATTTCCGCGCGGAAGCCGAGAGACTTTCCGGGGCGCCCGTCCGTCTCGTGCGGGGTTGGCGCCCCGCCGCGCCCGGGTCTTCGCGCATCAATGGCGCGCGAATCGCGCAAGCCGTACGGCGGCTGGGGATTTCCTTTACGCACGTCCACGCACGCACCGACTATTCGGCGGCCGTCTCCGCCCGCGCGGCGCAAGTCTCCCAAGCGGTCTTGATATGGGACTGCCGGGGAGACGCCGTCGCGGAGCTCGATTTCCGTGCGTCCGGCCTCGTGCGTCGGGTCGGTCGCCGAGTCATCGAAAGCCGCCTTGCCCGTGCCGCCCGTCAGGCGGACCGGGCGGTGTTTGTCAGTCACGCCCTGCGGCGGCGGATGGCGGGTGTTTGGCCCGCGGACAAGCCGGCAGAGGTTATCCCAAGCGTCGCATCCGACCGGCTTTTCTTTTTCGATCCGCGTCTGCGGGATGAGACGCGGGGGGAGCTTGGCTTGGCTCCGCAGACGCCTCTCTACCTCTATAGCGGCGGTCTGGCGCCCTATCAGAAATTTCCGGAAACGCTGGATATTTTTCGCCGCCTCCAGCGCGTGCGGGCGGACGCCAGGTTGCTCGTATTGACGGCCGACACCGTGGCCGCGTCCGCCCTGGCTTGCGATACGGACGGCGTTGTCGTGCGCAGTGTCGCGAATGTCGAGGTTAATCGCTACCTAAACGCGGCCGACGCGGCCTTTATGCTGCGCGACAAGGCGGCGACAAACCTTGTCGCAAGCCCGACAAAATTTGCCGAATATTGCCTGGCTGGTCTGCCCGTCGTCATGACGGATGCGGTCGCCGATTCCTACGCGCTGGCCAGGGAGGGCGGGAACCTCGTCAACGTTGAGGACGGATCGATTGCAACCGATATTCCCGCCGTCGATCGGAAGAAGATAGCCGAATTTTACCGCGGCCGGCTCAGCCGCGAGGCGACCATCGAGGCCTACCGGCGGCTCTACGCCTGA
- a CDS encoding FAD-dependent oxidoreductase, which yields MTIKVAIIGAGPAGFYTAEALTEAGADVEVDLIEYLPSPFGLIRAGVAPDHQTTKKVQKSYAKTALKPAVRYYGNVKVGRDVGLAELQAVYDAVVLAIGAPTDNAAHIPGADKKGVYGSAAFVGWYNGHPDFRELNPDLNTKTVAVIGVGNVAVDIARVLVKTRAEMATSDLPDYAADAIEAAPIADVYMFGRRGPVDAKFTNVELREMGKLENCVPVLDPAQLPEAVTGNYEDRDLRVREKNLATLKEFSLRKADEKPKRVHFVFYAAPVAILGGDRVEGIRMERTRVEDGRAIGTGEFFEIACGVVIPAIGYRSTPIAGAPFDEKWGIVPNRDGRVSEGLYAVGWIKRGPTGTIATNKPDGKLAAEQILADCKGGKPGRNAFEKLLGERGVRVVSFEEWQKIEAVEDAAATPPTPRKKFVTVEDMLAALDKEMGKREAG from the coding sequence ATGACGATAAAGGTGGCGATAATCGGGGCGGGGCCGGCCGGCTTCTATACGGCGGAGGCATTGACCGAGGCCGGCGCCGACGTCGAGGTGGACCTGATCGAATATCTCCCCTCCCCCTTCGGCCTTATCCGGGCGGGCGTTGCCCCCGACCACCAGACGACGAAGAAGGTCCAGAAGAGTTACGCGAAAACAGCGCTCAAGCCCGCGGTTCGCTACTACGGCAACGTTAAGGTCGGCCGCGACGTGGGCCTTGCCGAGTTGCAAGCCGTTTACGACGCCGTCGTGCTGGCCATCGGCGCCCCCACTGACAACGCCGCCCACATCCCGGGCGCCGACAAGAAAGGCGTCTACGGTTCGGCCGCCTTCGTCGGCTGGTACAACGGGCACCCGGATTTCCGCGAACTCAACCCAGACTTGAACACCAAGACCGTCGCCGTCATCGGAGTCGGCAACGTCGCGGTCGATATCGCCCGCGTGCTGGTGAAGACCCGCGCGGAAATGGCGACTTCCGACCTCCCCGATTACGCCGCCGACGCCATCGAAGCCGCCCCCATCGCCGACGTCTACATGTTCGGCCGCCGGGGGCCGGTCGATGCGAAGTTCACGAACGTCGAGCTTCGTGAAATGGGCAAGCTGGAAAACTGCGTGCCGGTCCTCGACCCGGCCCAATTGCCCGAGGCCGTCACCGGCAACTACGAAGACCGCGACCTTCGCGTACGGGAGAAGAACCTGGCCACGCTTAAGGAATTCTCCTTGCGCAAGGCGGACGAAAAGCCGAAGCGGGTCCACTTCGTTTTCTACGCCGCGCCGGTCGCGATTCTGGGTGGCGACAGGGTGGAAGGCATCCGGATGGAACGCACCCGCGTCGAGGACGGCCGCGCCATAGGCACCGGGGAGTTTTTCGAGATCGCCTGCGGCGTCGTGATCCCGGCCATCGGCTACCGCTCGACACCGATCGCGGGCGCCCCCTTCGACGAGAAATGGGGGATCGTGCCGAACCGTGACGGCCGGGTTTCGGAAGGGCTTTACGCGGTGGGCTGGATCAAACGGGGACCGACCGGCACGATCGCCACGAACAAGCCGGACGGCAAGCTCGCCGCCGAACAGATCCTCGCCGACTGCAAGGGGGGAAAGCCGGGGCGTAACGCTTTCGAGAAGCTGCTCGGGGAACGGGGCGTGCGCGTCGTCTCGTTCGAGGAATGGCAGAAAATCGAAGCGGTCGAAGACGCCGCCGCCACCCCGCCGACGCCGCGCAAGAAATTCGTCACCGTCGAGGACATGCTGGCCGCCCTCGACAAGGAAATGGGCAAACGCGAAGCCGGCTGA